From the genome of Chanos chanos chromosome 5, fChaCha1.1, whole genome shotgun sequence, one region includes:
- the ubxn7 gene encoding UBX domain-containing protein 7, translating into MATLGDTSGPGLNGLIQQFTAITGATESVGKHMLEACNNNLEMAVTMFLDGGGIAEEPSTSSSSAGASSSRGPPVEDDVRAPIPQKQDILVEPEPLFGVPKRRRPARSIFDGFRDFQTETIRQEQELRNGSAMDKKLSTLADLFRPPIELMHKGSFETAKDCGQLENKWLMINIQNVQDFACQCLNRDVWSNDAVRTIIREHFIFWQVYHDSEEGQRYIQFYKLNKFPYISILDPRTGQKMVEWNQLDVSSFLDQVTGFLTEHGQLDGQTTQPPAKRARSESLIDASEDSQLEAAIRASLQETHYESVQDRPDSRSEDDSEAEPFSDSEGLVSVDGSDNEEEGGPDLLDGHTTSDQAPPTAQTLSQPDSPAHHRKPQHKESTHRKEESKKNHLEPPGPSWTHPEPERQQQGENHRSTLHQSSQAAHTSTLEPDDNGPKARLMLRYPDGQREQIALSAKAKLMALVRHVQSKGYPNERFELVTNFPRRKLAHLDYDITLQEAGLCPQETVFVQERN; encoded by the exons ATGGCGACACTCGGAGATACATCAGGTCCGGGGCTGAATGGGTTAATACAACAGTTCACAGCCATAACGG GGGCCACTGAGAGTGTTGGGAAACACATGTTGGAGGCATGTAACAATAACTTGGAAATGGCAGTGACCATGTTTCTAGATGGTGGGGGGATTGCAGAGGAGCCAAGCACTAGTTCTAGTTCAGCTGGAGCATCCAGCAGCCGAGGCCCCCCTGTGGA GGATGACGTTCGGGCACCTATTCCTCAGAAACAAGATATTTTAGTGGAGCCAGAGCCCCTGTTTGGAG TACCAAAGCGACGCAGGCCGGCCCGATCTATATTTGACGGCTTTCGAGACTTCCAAACCGAAACGA TCCGACAAGAGCAGGAGCTGAGGAATGGCAGTGCAATGGACAAAAAATTGAGCACTCTAGCCGATCTGTTTCGTCCACCTATCGAACTGATGCACAAAGGCAGCTTTGAGACG GCGAAGGACTGCGGGCAGCTGGAGAACAAGTGGTTGATGATCAACATTCAGAACGTACAGGACTTTGCCTGTCAGTGTCTAAACAGAGACGTCTGGAGCAACGACGCTGTTAGAACCATCATCAGAGAACACTTCATCTTCTGGCAG GTGTACCATGACAGTGAAGAGGGGCAGAGATACATTCAGTTTTACAAGCTCAACAAATTCCCATATATTTCCATTCTGGATCCCCGCACTG GTCAAAAAATGGTAGAGTGGAACCAGTTGGATGTGTCCTCGTTCTTGGACCAGGTGACGGGGTTTCTGACGGAGCATGGACAGCTGGATGGACAGACCACTCAGCCTCCTGCCAAGAGAGCTCGCTCT GAAAGTTTGATCGATGCTAGTGAGGACAGTCAGCTGGAGGCAGCCATACGGGCTTCACTACAGGAGACGCATTATGAGTCAGTCCAGGACAGGCCAGACTCACGATCGGAGGATGACTCCGAGGCAGAGCCCTTCTCAGACAGCGAAGGCCTCGTCTCGGTGGATGGCTCGGACAACGAGGAAGAGGGAGGGCCCGACTTGTTGGATGGACATACCACCTCAGATCAAGCCCCTCCCACAGCCCAAACACTTTCTCAACCAGACAGCCCCGCCCACCACAGAAAACCCCAACACAAAGAGTCCAcccacagaaaagaggagagcaAGAAGAACCATCTGGAACCTCCTGGCCCCAGCTGGACACACCCAGAGCCAGAACGGCAACAGCAGGGAGAGAACCACCGTTCCACACTGCATCAGTCATCACAAGCAGCACACACCAGTACCCTGGAGCCTGATGACAACG GACCCAAGGCCCGACTCATGCTACGATAcccagacggacagagagaacaaattgCCTTGTCTGCTAAGGCTAAACTCATG GCTCTGGTGAGACACGTTCAGTCTAAGGGTTACCCCAACGAACGCTTTGAACTCGTCACCAACTTCCCTCGACGGAAACTCGCTCACTTGGACTATGACATCACACTGCAGGAAGCAGGACTGTGTCCACAAGAGACTGTCTTTGTGCAAGAAAGAAATTAG
- the ppp1r7 gene encoding protein phosphatase 1 regulatory subunit 7, translating into MATLTVGEPQEMEVDRRGESEESGDDETKRKSLNGEVDPEQPASADKEESPVDMDTITLDPEEEDVDLVHCRIGKIEGLEVLKKAKTLSMRQNLIKKIENLESLVSLRELDLYDNQIRKLENLQTLTELEQLDVSFNILRKIEGLETLTRVKKLFLLHNKITCIANLDNLTNLEMLELGSNRIRVIENLDSLTSLDSLFLGTNKITQLQNLDALTNLTVLSIQSNRITKIEGLQNLVNLRELYLSHNGVEVIEGLENNKKLTTLDIAANRVKKIENISHLTELQEFWMNDNQIDNWADLDELKNAKGLVTVYLERNPLQKDPQYRRKIMLALPSVRQIDATFIRF; encoded by the exons ATGGCTACCTTGACTGTAGGCGAACCCCAGGAGATGGAAG TTGACAGGAGGGGAGAGTCGGAGGAATCTGGAGATGATGAGACTAAAAGGAAGAGCCTCAATGGCGAGGTGGATCCTGAGCAACCAGCGTCTGCAG ATAAAGAGGAGTCACCTGTTGATATGGACACCATAACCCTTGACCCAGAAGAGGAG GATGTGGATCTGGTCCACTGTCGGATTGGCAAAATTGAGGGGCTGGAGGTTTTGAAGAAGGCCAAG ACACTTTCCATGAGACAGAACCTCATCAAGAAGATTGAAAACCTGGAGAGTTTGGTATCCCTTCGGGAACTGGACCTCTATGATAACCAGATCCGGAAACTTGAGAACCTGCAAACTTTAACCGAGCTGGA GCAGCTGGACGTGTCCTTCAACATCCTGAGGAAGATCGAGGGTTTGGAGACCCTGACTCGAGTCAAGAAGCTCTTCTTGTTACATAATAAGATCACCTGCATCGCCAACCTTGACAACCTGACTAATCTAGAGATGCTGGAGCTTGGCTCCAACCGTATTCGG GTCATCGAGAATCTGGACTCGCTGACTTCATTGGATAGCTTGTTTCTAGGCACAAATAAGATCACCCAGTTACAGAACTTAGATGCCTTGACTAACCTTACTGTCCTCAGTATTCAG AGCAATCGGATTACAAAGATAGAGGGACTGCAGAATCTGGTGAACCTGCGAGAGCTTTACTTGAGTCATAATGGCGTTGAGGTTATTGAAGGGTTGGAGAACAAT AAAAAACTCACAACTCTGGACATTGCTGCCAACCGAGTAAAAAAGATTGAAAACATCAGCCATTTGACAGAGCTTCAGGAATTTTGG ATGAATGATAACCAGATTGATAACTGGGCGGACTTAGATGAACTGAAGAATGCTAAAGGCCTGGTGACGGTGTACCTGGAGAGGAACCCTTTGCAGAAGGACCCTCAGTACAGACGCAAGATCATGCTAGCGCTGCCTAGCGTCAGGCAGATCGATGCCACCTTCATCCGCTTCTGA
- the gk5 gene encoding glycerol kinase 5 yields the protein MGTQRNGFSKTESYILSVDVGTTSLRCHVYDKDARIRGTCTAKVSLLYPEPGWVELDPEELWQAFVAVVKGAVQDSGLHMRQMQALGISTQRGTFTTWDRKTGKPFHNFISWQDLRAAELVRSWNTSCMWKTLQGILKALHFLSRHKRFLATSLVVFSTQHVSLRLSWVLRNMPQLTKAVEEGNCCFGTIDTWLLYKLTKGLVHATDYSNASATAMFDSYQMCWSGFLCALLSLPLSILPVVQDTSHNFGSTDPSIFGIPIPIMSVMADQQAAMFGECCFETGDVKITMGTGTFMDINTGSKPHTSVAGLYPLVGWKIGPEVVYLAEGNAAGTGTAIKWAQELGLFSDVKETEAMATSVEDSDGVCFVPSFSGLQAPLNDPKACASFMGLKPSTTKSHLVRAILESIAFRNKQLYDIMLRETCIPITKIRADGGVCTNDFIMQLTTDLLGRKVSRPSHFDMSCLGAAFVAGLGVGLWKNKEELKKLQTTDRLFMPQYGKGDGGKYETILQNWERALKRSLHWYSQP from the exons ATGGGGACCCAGCGAAACGGCTTCAGTAAGACAGAAAGTTACATTCTTTCGGTTGACGTCGGGACAACGTCTCTGAGATGTCACGTCTACGATAAAGATGCTAGAATCAGAGGAACCTGCACTGCGAAG GTGTCTCTTCTGTACCCGGAACCGGGTTGGGTAGAACTTGACCCAGAAGAACTATGGCAGGCATTTGTTGCCGTGGTAAAAGGCGCCGTGCAAG ACTCAGGCCTACACATGCGACAGATGCAGGCCCTCGGCATCTCAACCCAGAGAGGCACCTTCACCACATGGGACAG GAAGACAGGAAAACCTTTCCATAATTTCATCAGCTGGCAGGACCTGAGGGCAGCTGAACTGGTGAGATCATGGAACACATCTTGTATGTGGAAG ACACTGCAGGGTATTCTGAAGGCCCTGCACTTCCTTAGCAGACATAAGCGTTTCCTGGCAACCAGCCTGGTGGTCTTCTCCACGCAGCACGTTTCCCTGCGGCTGTCGTGGGTCCTACGCAACATGCCACAG TTAACAAAAGCAGTAGAGGAAGGAAATTGCTGCTTTGGGACTATTGACACATGGCTGCTGTACAAACTGACTAAAG GTTTGGTCCATGCTACAGACTACTCCAACGCCAGTGCCACAGCAATGTTTGACTCGTACCAG atgtGCTGGAGTGGATTTCTCTGTGCACTCCTCTCTCTACCACTCTCTATTCTCCCAGTGGTACAGGACACAAG CCATAACTTCGGTTCAACAGATCCCTCCATCTTTGGCATACCTATTCCTATCATGTCTGTC ATGGCAGATCAGCAGGCGGCCATGTTTGGCGAATGCTGCTTCGAAACAGGGGATGTAAAAATCACCATGGGAACAGGCACCTTCATGGACATAAACACAGGAAGCAAACCACACACCTCTGTGGCAG gTCTGTACCCACTGGTCGGCTGGAAAATTGGGCCTGAGGTGGTGTACCTGGCAGAGGGCAACGCTGCCGGCACAGGCACAGCCATTAAATGGGCTCAGGaactgg GTCTGTTCTCGGACGTTAAGGAAACTGAAGCCATGGCAACCAGTGTGGAGGACTCCGATGGTGTGTGCTTTGTCCCGTCTTTCAGTGGActacag GCTCCACTGAATGACCCCAAGGCTTGTGCTTCTTTCATGGGCCTTAAACCATCCACCACAAAGAGCCATCTAGTCAGAGCCATTTTAGAGTCCATCGCATTTAG GAACAAACAGCTCTATGACATCATGCTCCGAGAGACGTGCATTCCCATCACTAAAATTAG ggCAGATGGAGGTGTCTGTACCAATGACTTCATCATGCAGCTCACAACGGATCTGCTGGGGAGGAAGGTCTCGCGGCCGAGTCACTTTGACATGTCCTGCCTGGGGGCAGCGTTTGTTGCAGGACTTGGAGTTG GTCTCTGGAAGAACaaagaggagctgaagaaaCTGCAGACCACAGACCGGCTCTTCATGCCCCAGTATGGGAAAGGTGATGGGGGCAAATACGAGACCATTCTACAGAACTGGGAAAGAGCGCTAAAACGGTCCTTGCACTGGTACAGCCAACCTTAA